The Sulfurospirillum deleyianum DSM 6946 nucleotide sequence ATTATTATGCTGTACTTCCTAATTATCAAAAAAACTTTGAGTTTACTTATTTTGATTTACCGAGTAATAAATTCACTAAAATTTCACTGCCTTTAACCATTGAAAATGAAGAAGTGAGCACACAACTAGGGCTCAATCCTAAAGAGAGTATTTTTGAATTTTATAAAAGTATCGCTTATGCACTTTTATCGTTTACTTTTTTCCTTCTCTTAATTTTCTACCGTAAGTGGTACTATCTTCTTTTATCACTCTTATTTCTTGGACTTTACTTCTTAGATCAAAATCCACTGAATCATGTCAAACTAAAAGCCGGTAGTAGCATGAAGATTTTGCCGATGGAGCGTTCAACCGTTTTTTATACGAGCGATGCCCTCTTAGAAGTTGAAAAACTAGGAGAGAGAGAAATATATATCAAGATTTTACTTCCTGATGGAAAAATTGGATGGACAGAACGTGAAAATATTATCAAGAATTAGAGCTATTTTTATTGCTATTGAATTTAGCATGACAGTTTTATTGACCATCGTTTTGATGTATCTTTTCCCAAAAAGTACACGAACTATTCGTCGTTTTTGGGCAAAAATGCAAACCTACCTTATTGGCTTTCATATCGTCCAAAAAGGGGCGATGGCAGAAGAAACGACCTTGTTGGTTATGAACCACCAAAGTCTCTTAGACATTGTGACTTTAGAAGCGATTCATCCTAGGGATTTATGTTGGGTAGCTAAAAAAGAGATTGGGGATATTCCTCTTTTTGGGCATATTTTAAGAGCCCCTCGTATGATTGCGATTGATAGAAATGATAAACGCTCTATTGTAAAACTCATAAAAGTTGGACAAGAGAGACTCAATGAGGGACGTATCCTTGCTATGTTTCCTGAAGGAACCAGAGGTCATGGCGATAGACTACTTAAGTTTCAAAGTGGCGCTAAAATTTTAGCAGAAAAACTAGGTCTCATTGTCCAGCCAGCGGTCATTGTTGGAGCACGTCATGTGCTTGATTCAAAAACACTCATGGCAAATGGTGGCGATATAGATGTTATTTTTTTAGACCCAATCAATCCAAAAGAGGATGAACACTGGTATGAAAAAATGCATGATGCTATGAGCAAAACCTTACAAGAGCATACTTCTTCCAAATAAATTGCCACAAAAGTGGCTTTTTCTCTTTGCTATTTTTGCTACAATGGCACCACTTTTTTGGGTTTTTCAAAGTGCTTTTTTCTTTACATGTAAAGCACTTGAAAAAATCCAATTACTAAAGGAAATCGACTATGTCAAAACATCAATTTCAAACCGAAGTAACACAACTTCTCGATCTTATGATTCACTCTTTGTATTCAAACAAAGAGATTTTTTTACGTGAACTTATCTCCAATGCGTCCGATGCACTCGATAAGTTAAACTACCTCACACTAACCGACGATACCTACAAAGCACTTTCTTATGTGCCACGTATTGACATTGCCATCAATAAAGAAACTAAGACACTAACACTTAGCGACAGCGGTATTGGTATGAATGAAGAAGAGTTAATCGAAAATCTCGGAACCATCGCTAAAAGTGGTACCAAATCATTTTTACAAAACCTCAGTGGTGACAAAAAGAAAGACTCTAGCCTCATCGGTCAATTTGGTGTTGGCTTCTACTCTGCTTTTATGGTTGCCAACAAAATCGAAGTCATAAGTCGCAAAGCTGGCGAAGAAAAAGCCTATATGTGGAGCAGTGAAGCAGGAGCTGAGTATGACATCGCTGAAGTGACCAAAGAGAGCCATGGTACGTCCATTACCCTTTACCTTAAAGACGATGAAGATGAATTTTTAGAGTTTTACCGCATTCAAAGTGTCATCAAAAAATACTCAAACCACATTCCTTTCCCTATTTTTATGGACAAAGAAGTGAAAAAGTATGATGATGAGGGCAAAGAAAAAAGCTCTGAGATTAAAAACGAGCAAATCAACAAAGCCAGTGCCCTTTGGACAGTCGCCAAAAGCCAAATCAAACCTGAAGAGTACAAAGACTTTTACCAACAAATCTCTCACGATAGCACCGATCCACTTCTTTGGAGCCACACAAAGGCTGAGGGTAAATATGAATACACCACCCTCTTCTACATTCCTTCCACTCCTCCAATGGATTTGTTTAGAATGGACTATAAACCGGGTGTTAAACTCTATGTTAAACGCGTTTTCATTACGGACGATGAGAAAGAGTTATTGCCAACCTACCTTCGTTTTGTCAAAGGTATCATCGATGCGGAAGACCTACCACTCAACGTCAGCCGTGAGATTTTACAACAAAACAAAGTGCTAGAGACCATCAAAAAAACTTCGGTGAAAAAAATCCTCAGCGAACTTAAATCACTCAAAGAAAAAGAGAACGATAAATACCTAGAGTTCTACAAAAACTTTGGGCGTGTCATTAAAGAAGGTCTTTACAACGACTGGGAAAACAAAGAAGCCTTGCTTGAATTAGTACTTTTCAAATCTTCAAAAAGAGATGGTTTAGTAAGCCTTAAAGAGTACAAAGAGGCGATGAAAGAAGATCAAAAAAGCATTTACTACATCACGGGTGAAAATGAGAAATTACTGCGCAATTCTCCACTCATTGAGCAGTTTAAAGCCAAAGACATTGAAGTTCTACTCCTTGATGAAGAAGTGGATGCCATCGTCTTCCCAATGGTCGGTGAATACGATAAAACCCCAATCAAACCGGTCAATAACTCTGACATTGACGAAGAGATCAAAGAAGATAAAGCGAAAGTCGAAGAGGATGAGAAAACCTACAAAGAGATTTTAGTCAAAATGAAAGAGATCCTTAAAGACGATGCCAAAGATGTCAAAATCTCCAGTCGTTTGAGCGATTCTCCATCATGCCTCGTGTACGATAAAAACGACCCAGACTTCCAAATGCAACAGATGCTAAAACAGATGGGACAGGACAATCTCCCAGCCGTTAAGCCTATCTTAGAGATCAATCCTGAGCATGAAATTTTCAAAAAATTAAGTGCCAAATCTGATCTTTTAGAGCTTAATGACATTGCTTTCTTGCTTTTGGATCAAGCCAAACTTCAAGAAGGAATGAAGATAGAAGATACCGCCGCGTTTGCAAAACGTTTGAACCGTTTTATCGCTAAAGCGCTTTAAAACATGCTTTACATGTAAGGATTTTTCCTTACATGTAAAAGCTACATTTATATCCTTCATTTATTTGTGCATATCAAACTGTTTTGTATATAATGTTCTTTGCATAAATAGTTAGATGGAACCTACTGGAATTAATTAAAATGGAGTATATATGAATGTAATTCCTGATTATCAAAGTTTAATGTTGCCATTGCTAGAAATTTCTGGTGATGGTAATGAGCATTTGTTACAAAATATTATTGAGTTACTCTCAACGAAATATAATTTAACTCCCGAACAAAGAAGCGTTTTGTTGCCAAGTGGTACTCAACCCATTTTTGATAATAGAGTTGGTTGGGCGAAAACATACCTAAAGAAAGCAGGTTTAATTGAATATCCAAAAAGAGGATATTTTATTATTACTACTCGTGGTAAAAATGTATTGTCTAGTAAACCTAAAGTTATCAACAATAAATTTTTAAAACAATTTGAAGAATTTAATGAATTCAAGACAAGAAATGTACAAAGTACTGAAGATAACGAAATTAATGATATTGATACCAATACCAATCAAACACCCCAAGAATTAATAGATAATGGTTTTTCTCAAATTGAAAATTATGTAAAAACTGAATTGCTTGAACGATTAAAAAATGTTAATCCTTATTACTTTGAAAAAGTTGTATTATTATTGCTTAAAAAAATGGGCTATGGGGAATTTGTTGAAACTCCAAAATCGAGAGATGGGGGAATAGATGGAATTATAAATGAAGATCAATTAGGTTTAAGTAAAATTTATATTCAAGCGAAAAGATTCACCGATGGGAAAGTTCGAGAAACTGATATTCGTAATTTTATTGGAGCAATGAGTGGAGATACTGAAAAAGGAATTTTTGTTACAACATCAGACTATGATGAACATGCAAAAATTAAAGCAAAGGATGCACGTCATAAAATAATTTTGGTCAATGGTCAAAGACTGGTTGATCTAATGTTTAAGCATGGTATTGGTGTTCAAACAAAAAACATATATGAAGTAAAAGCTGTTGATAATGATTTTTTTGATACAGACAACATCTAACAAGTCGATCAACCCGACGTTTCTTTTGGCACACTTTTTGTTTTCAAGGTAAAATCTAATTCAAGAAATATGCCAATTTTGCTACGCAAAAACGGAAATGCGAGTTGACTTTATGTTATCTAAGAAAAATATTATACATGTAAAGAAAAAAAGAGAGCTAACCTCTTTGCATGTAAAGCGTTATTGCCCTCACCGCTTCAGGATACGCATGGGCATACTTTTGAATCCCTGAGCCAAAACTCTCCAACATATCTTTCACACGAACAGACAGTGCGGTGTCATCTTCAATCTTCGCCAATTCAAAAAGATTTTTAATCATCGTTGAGAGTGGGCTTTTGTAGCTATTGTCTTCCAAAACGGCCTTAGCACGAAAGGCTTTGTCGGAGAGATACCACGTCTCTTCTTTGTAAAATTTATGCTCTGCCTCATGGCTTAACTTTTTTGCTAATTCCAAGTAATGTGTCTCTTTCGTATGTGTGTAGCCACGTAGTAACGCTTCAATCACAAAAGCATAATCTTCGAGCAATGCTTCCACTTTCAAACTGCCACCTAAGACGATTTGATGGTACAAAACGCCGTTTACATGTAACGTGCTTAAAAGCGTATCTAACACATTTTTCGCTTTCTCAATTTTACCTGCCTCAAAAAGTGCTGTGATCATTAAAGCGTTCCACGAGGTCAAAATTTTGGTGTCGATAAACGGATACGCTACCTTTTGACGTTCCTCTTTTAAAATAACAACAGCGTCATTCAACCGAGCAGGTTTTTCATTACATGTAATCACAGGATTAGTGCTCTGGTGTTCAAAATTGCCAAACTTTGTGATGCCAAAATAGTCCATCACGGTTTTGGTTTCGACCTCACTGAGGCCTCCTTTTAAAAGCGCTTCTTTGGCTTCTTTAAAACCAAACACAAAGTATTTACCCTCTTCTCCTTCAGAGTCTGCGTCACTCGCACTGAGGTAAAGTCCCTCTTTTAAAAAGCGCTCATCCATCGCTTCGATGGTTTTATCGACGACCTCTTTAAACAGCGGTTTTTGTGTCAGAGTGTACAGTTTGGCATAGACTTCGATCAGCTCAGCATTGGTATAAAGCATCTTTTCAAAATGAGGAATCACCCATGCTTCATCGACACTGTAACGGTAAAATCCACCTTCGATTTGGTCGTTGATGCCTCCATTTGCCATGGCTAAAAGTGCATCTTCACTCATATACAACGCTTCAAGGTTTTTGGTTTGGGCGTAAATATCTAAAAGAGCATTCCATGTTGAAGCATGTGGGAATTTTGGAGCATGTCCTACACCTTTAGAGACATCATCATAACTTGCTTTGACATTGCGCACAAACGCTTCTAAAACACGCTCTTTATCAATGTGCTCTTTTTGCTCAAAACTGCGCTCATACTGCTTAAGTGCTGCTTCAATACTCTGCGCACTCTTTTGAACTTCCTCAAAATCATCGTCAAACTTACCTTTGATGAAACTGGTCAGTTCACGAAATCCCATGCGTCCTTGCATACTTTGAGGTGGCAGATATGTTCCTGCAAAAATAACCTGCTGTGTGGGTGTCATAATGATACTCAGCGGCCAACCACCACTGCGTTTGGTGAGCAGATAATGCACGTCTTGGTAGTATTTATCCAAATCTGGCATCTCTTCACGATCGACTTTGATGCTTATGTATGAGTCGTTGAGCAGCTTTGCACTCACTTCGTCCTCAAAGGTCTCTCGCTCCATCACATGACACCAATGACAGGTGCTATACCCGATGGAGAGAAAAATCAGCTTGTTTTCATTTTTGGCTTTTTGTAGCGCTTTATCGCTCCATGCCATCCAATGGACGGGGTTGTGAGCGTGTTGGAGTAAATAAGGAGAATCCTCATGGATTAATTCATTGGTGTGCATAAAAAACCCCTCTCTTTTTAGGAGTTATTTTATCTCATTTAAATAAGGTAAGGCTTTAAAAATTATAGTCATTTTTATAACCTTTGAAAAGATAAAGAGTTTGCTTAGAGTGCGTTAATTTTTAAAACTCAAAATTGAGTCATAGCCAAAGCTATGGCGATGTTTTTAGTTTTGAAAAGTGATGTGCTATGAGCGATACTCTTTTTTCAATAGGTTATGAAAAAGGCTATTGTACCATGCCCGCTTCAACTAAAAAGGGTGAATGCGTGTAGCTGATCTTCTTAATCTTGTCATACTTCGCATAGGAGAGGTAGAGCATATCTTTTGCCCGTGTGGTTGCCACGTAAAAGAGGCGTCGCTCCTCTTCAAGGCTTCCGCCTTTTTGCATCAGTTTACGGTTAGGAAAGCGTCCATCCATCAAATCAATCACATAAACCTCTTTAAACTCAAGCCCTTTACTGGCGTGAATACTGAGCAAATTCACCCCCTCGCCCTCACTCATCTCATTACTGCCCAGCGTTAGCGCATTTAAAAACCGCTCACTAGAAGCATACGAACTTGCCAAATCTTTGAGCAAATGCCCTTTACGAAAGATACGAGAGCGAGCTTCTGCTTTTTGCTTCTCATCCACACTACCATCTTTTTTAATGGAGCGCTTCACCGAGAGGGTTTCAGCCATGGCGCTAAACACTTCGGAGCTTAAGACGTGATTGATAAGACTTTGTGGGGTCTTAATGCGTGTGGCATGTTTCATAAATTTATAAAACTGGTGCAAAAACTTTGCACCATCAATGCTTAAACGAGGGTGTTTTAAAATGGGGTTCGATAAGAACTGCTCTTCAAACCCCAAATCATAAAAACGACTTACACTGCCTAGATCATACACATCATCAAAAAGCCCTAACTGGTGGTTTTTAGGACGTTTCTTAAAAATCTCCTCAACACCTGCTTTGGGATGAAAAAAACCGTTGTAGATATTGCCCTCTCCTAGTTTAAACAAGCCATCAAAAAGCTCTTTGGAGAGGGAGCTTCCCACACCTCTAGCATACTCAAAGGTGTGAATAAACGCCATCATATCTTTAGGATTGACCACGACTCCCACCAAATCCAGCATGGCTTTGACTTCAGCAGAGTCAAAAAAGCTAATGCCCCCTTTACGTTTACACGCAACGCCCTGCTCTCTTAAGGTGGCTTCAATGCCATCGGCACTGGAGTTATTGCGAAAAATAACGGCAATATCAGCGTGAGCATTACGTGAATTTTTAATGAGCGAGGAGATAGAGTGGTACTGGGCAAACAGTTCATCGTAAATGAGCAGTTGTGGCGCTTCAAACGCTCCATCACGGGTCACTTCCAAACGCTTTTCATAGAGTCTTGGATTTTTCTCAATGACACGATTCGCCAAAGAGAGAATTTTATGGGATGAGCGATAGTTTTTATTGAGCGTAAAAACATTCGCCCCTTCATAACGCTTGGCAAACGAGCCAATAATATCGATATTTGCGCCATTAAACGCATAAATACTCTGGTCATAATCCCCCACGCAAAAAAGTGATTTGGAGCGAAACGCATCGATGAGTGAGCCTTGCAGGGTGTTAGTATCTTGATACTCATCAATTAACACCTCTTCAAAAAAGAGTTCATGCTCCTTCTTCAACGCCTCACGCATAAAGATGAGTAAGTCATTAAAGTCCACATAGCCAAACTCTCGTTTTAAGGCTTGAAACTCCTCAAAAATATCTTCATAAATATCAAAGAACACACCATGTTCGCTGTCATTTTCCTCTAGCCACTGCGTAAAACTCTGTGTGACGGTGCTGTTTTGATAGAGTGAAAACAAATCATACAAATACTGCGCACTGTACGCTTTGACACCTGATTCAATGTGGTCAAATCGCCTTCGCTCCACAATGCTTTTGAGTAAAATTTTAAGATCTTTAGGCTGTTTAAGCACAATGTTTGAGCCCATTTTTTTAAGCAAACGGTAACTCACGGCGTGAAACGTGCCTGATTCAATTTGCGAGGTGATGGATTGAGGGAAAAAAGCACTCACACGCTCTATCATCTCAGCGGCAGCTTTATTGGTAAACGTTAATAGCAAAATTTTTGAGGGTGCAACGCCATTTTTTAATAAATACGCTAGCCTTGCAACGATGGTCGAGGTTTTCCCCGTTCCCGCACTGGCAATGATAAGATTGTAACCTGATGGTGCTGTAGCAGCACTTTTTTGTTCAGTATTAAGTCGGCTTAGAGGCATAACTATCCTAGAAAAATTTTTGAGGTCGCATTCTAGTCAAAAAGAGCCTAAAACAAAGTAAATCCCTTACAAATACCAATGACGCTGTACCAATTTACCCTCTTTGTGCTCATCAATGTAGACACGCTTAGGTTCATCATCGCTCAACCATAAAAGATAGTTCATCTGCGGTGTACCAATCTCTATACGCTTTTCGACAACTTTATAATTTCCCTTGGAGAGCTCCTCAAAAACACGAGAAAGCACGTGATCGGTACGAGGGAGGAGAAGCTCTTTAAGATTGATAGCATCATGCATAAATTGATAAATAAGCTTTTTTTGAAGCATTAAGGTTGTAAAGTAGGAGGCACTTTCACGGTACTCTTTGGTGCTAATAAGATTTTTACTGATATAACTTAAGGGTTGAATGGCATCCACTTTCGCACACGCATCGCCAATAGCAACCAAAATCTGTTCATTGCGCTCATTTTTCAGATAAAACTCCGCTCCATCTGAACACACCTTTTCATAACGCTTCGCTTGATAATCTTTTAAGACATCATTATACGAATAAGCATAAAGAGAATGGCATACAAAAACACTCACTACAATCAAAAGTTTCATTGTTGTCCTTTGTAAAATTCTAAAAGCTCTTGTAACTCTTTGGATTTGATATACTCTAAAATACGCTCTAAAGCATCAATAGCAACCTCTACTTCACCCAAAGCAAATTTGGATTTTGCATAAATAAGCCATGTTACGTCACTGTTAGGATTGAGTTTATTGGCTTTTTTTGTCCACGCAATCGCCTCATAATACGCTTTTTGCTCAAAATAAAATTGGGCTAAGGCATACGCGTTTTCATAATTCGACATTTGCTGAAAATGGTTCATCAGCACTCTTTCCGTATGCAAAAGATGATTGGCGGCTTCTATCTCTTTTTGAGGCAATTTCGCCTTTTTTTTAGGGGTGAAGTGTGGCGCTAAAAATAAAACAGGCTCGTTGAATGCTTCAGGCTCTTTTTCTACTTCTACGACTTCAACAACCGTTTCATTCACATCCTCTACACGCTCATGAGGCTTTGGCGTTTGAGCTTCTTCGCTCAGAGGCAAAGAGAGCGTCTGAGAAACTAAAACCTCTTGAGGCGGTGTTTGCTTTAACGATAATATACTTCCCACACACACAACGCCAACACCAATTACCCCAGCGCCTATTTTAAGCAACTGTTTTTTATAGAGCGTTTTACAACGTTTTTCAAGTTCTTCAAATCGATTATGCGTCACGAATGATTCCTATGTCCAATGCCGTCATGGTTAAAACACATCGGTTAATGGTTGTGTATTTAGATTTGTCATTTTTTTGAGCAAAATCAAGCAATTTAAAAAGCGCATAGAAAAATTTTTTAATCGTACGAAAATTACCTTTAGCATAACGAGCAATTTTTTTGGCATCACGAATTGAAAACATTAAAGCAATTTCACCTTGCGAATGTGCCATTAACTGCGCTTGAAGATAACGGTACAACTCACGCTCATGCAACATTCCATAAACAATACTCTTTGCCACAAAAGGCTTCAATAAAGGCTGTGAAAGAACTTTTTTTTCATCCTCTTTATGCAAGGCAAAAACACATTGAAAAGATTTTAAACGCACTAATCGTGCGAGTATTTCATATTGGCGTTCACTTAAAAGTTGCGCCTCATCAATGAAAATCGTACACTTCTCTTCTGCGTACAACTCATATAAAAATACTTCATGTACCTCTTGTGCCTCTGTTTCATCAAAGGGTAATCCTTTAAGGGTATAAAGCTTTAAAAAAAGTTCATGCCACTCAAAGCAAGGATTATCCATAAAAACAGATTCTAAAACGAAAAGTGGAGAGTGATGAAGCATCAAAAGCGTGTGCGTTTTTCCAACCCCTGGCTCACCCAAAAGAAAGAGCACATCATGCTTTTTCTCTTTTAATGTCTCAATGAGTGTTTTACGAACTAATTCCGCACTCGTACTATCAAAATAGAACGAAGTATCAATGCTATCTTTAAAAACACTTTTGGCAATTTCGAAGTTCTTCATTTCCACACTTTTTAGTAAATAATAGGCGATTTTAACATATTCTTTTCAAAGCATCCTGAAGGCATCTCTCTTCTTAAAAATTAACGGCATTTTCATCGGGAAGAAGTGAACGTTTTGGAAGGGGTGGCGCTAAGTTGAGTGGTTGAAAAGGTTGTGAAGGAGATGCGTGTTGCTG carries:
- a CDS encoding lysophospholipid acyltransferase family protein, producing the protein MKILSRIRAIFIAIEFSMTVLLTIVLMYLFPKSTRTIRRFWAKMQTYLIGFHIVQKGAMAEETTLLVMNHQSLLDIVTLEAIHPRDLCWVAKKEIGDIPLFGHILRAPRMIAIDRNDKRSIVKLIKVGQERLNEGRILAMFPEGTRGHGDRLLKFQSGAKILAEKLGLIVQPAVIVGARHVLDSKTLMANGGDIDVIFLDPINPKEDEHWYEKMHDAMSKTLQEHTSSK
- a CDS encoding ATP-binding protein; its protein translation is MKNFEIAKSVFKDSIDTSFYFDSTSAELVRKTLIETLKEKKHDVLFLLGEPGVGKTHTLLMLHHSPLFVLESVFMDNPCFEWHELFLKLYTLKGLPFDETEAQEVHEVFLYELYAEEKCTIFIDEAQLLSERQYEILARLVRLKSFQCVFALHKEDEKKVLSQPLLKPFVAKSIVYGMLHERELYRYLQAQLMAHSQGEIALMFSIRDAKKIARYAKGNFRTIKKFFYALFKLLDFAQKNDKSKYTTINRCVLTMTALDIGIIRDA
- a CDS encoding ATP-dependent helicase yields the protein MPLSRLNTEQKSAATAPSGYNLIIASAGTGKTSTIVARLAYLLKNGVAPSKILLLTFTNKAAAEMIERVSAFFPQSITSQIESGTFHAVSYRLLKKMGSNIVLKQPKDLKILLKSIVERRRFDHIESGVKAYSAQYLYDLFSLYQNSTVTQSFTQWLEENDSEHGVFFDIYEDIFEEFQALKREFGYVDFNDLLIFMREALKKEHELFFEEVLIDEYQDTNTLQGSLIDAFRSKSLFCVGDYDQSIYAFNGANIDIIGSFAKRYEGANVFTLNKNYRSSHKILSLANRVIEKNPRLYEKRLEVTRDGAFEAPQLLIYDELFAQYHSISSLIKNSRNAHADIAVIFRNNSSADGIEATLREQGVACKRKGGISFFDSAEVKAMLDLVGVVVNPKDMMAFIHTFEYARGVGSSLSKELFDGLFKLGEGNIYNGFFHPKAGVEEIFKKRPKNHQLGLFDDVYDLGSVSRFYDLGFEEQFLSNPILKHPRLSIDGAKFLHQFYKFMKHATRIKTPQSLINHVLSSEVFSAMAETLSVKRSIKKDGSVDEKQKAEARSRIFRKGHLLKDLASSYASSERFLNALTLGSNEMSEGEGVNLLSIHASKGLEFKEVYVIDLMDGRFPNRKLMQKGGSLEEERRLFYVATTRAKDMLYLSYAKYDKIKKISYTHSPFLVEAGMVQ
- a CDS encoding restriction endonuclease; the protein is MNVIPDYQSLMLPLLEISGDGNEHLLQNIIELLSTKYNLTPEQRSVLLPSGTQPIFDNRVGWAKTYLKKAGLIEYPKRGYFIITTRGKNVLSSKPKVINNKFLKQFEEFNEFKTRNVQSTEDNEINDIDTNTNQTPQELIDNGFSQIENYVKTELLERLKNVNPYYFEKVVLLLLKKMGYGEFVETPKSRDGGIDGIINEDQLGLSKIYIQAKRFTDGKVRETDIRNFIGAMSGDTEKGIFVTTSDYDEHAKIKAKDARHKIILVNGQRLVDLMFKHGIGVQTKNIYEVKAVDNDFFDTDNI
- the htpG gene encoding molecular chaperone HtpG; protein product: MSKHQFQTEVTQLLDLMIHSLYSNKEIFLRELISNASDALDKLNYLTLTDDTYKALSYVPRIDIAINKETKTLTLSDSGIGMNEEELIENLGTIAKSGTKSFLQNLSGDKKKDSSLIGQFGVGFYSAFMVANKIEVISRKAGEEKAYMWSSEAGAEYDIAEVTKESHGTSITLYLKDDEDEFLEFYRIQSVIKKYSNHIPFPIFMDKEVKKYDDEGKEKSSEIKNEQINKASALWTVAKSQIKPEEYKDFYQQISHDSTDPLLWSHTKAEGKYEYTTLFYIPSTPPMDLFRMDYKPGVKLYVKRVFITDDEKELLPTYLRFVKGIIDAEDLPLNVSREILQQNKVLETIKKTSVKKILSELKSLKEKENDKYLEFYKNFGRVIKEGLYNDWENKEALLELVLFKSSKRDGLVSLKEYKEAMKEDQKSIYYITGENEKLLRNSPLIEQFKAKDIEVLLLDEEVDAIVFPMVGEYDKTPIKPVNNSDIDEEIKEDKAKVEEDEKTYKEILVKMKEILKDDAKDVKISSRLSDSPSCLVYDKNDPDFQMQQMLKQMGQDNLPAVKPILEINPEHEIFKKLSAKSDLLELNDIAFLLLDQAKLQEGMKIEDTAAFAKRLNRFIAKAL
- a CDS encoding CDC27 family protein; amino-acid sequence: MTHNRFEELEKRCKTLYKKQLLKIGAGVIGVGVVCVGSILSLKQTPPQEVLVSQTLSLPLSEEAQTPKPHERVEDVNETVVEVVEVEKEPEAFNEPVLFLAPHFTPKKKAKLPQKEIEAANHLLHTERVLMNHFQQMSNYENAYALAQFYFEQKAYYEAIAWTKKANKLNPNSDVTWLIYAKSKFALGEVEVAIDALERILEYIKSKELQELLEFYKGQQ
- a CDS encoding thioredoxin domain-containing protein → MHTNELIHEDSPYLLQHAHNPVHWMAWSDKALQKAKNENKLIFLSIGYSTCHWCHVMERETFEDEVSAKLLNDSYISIKVDREEMPDLDKYYQDVHYLLTKRSGGWPLSIIMTPTQQVIFAGTYLPPQSMQGRMGFRELTSFIKGKFDDDFEEVQKSAQSIEAALKQYERSFEQKEHIDKERVLEAFVRNVKASYDDVSKGVGHAPKFPHASTWNALLDIYAQTKNLEALYMSEDALLAMANGGINDQIEGGFYRYSVDEAWVIPHFEKMLYTNAELIEVYAKLYTLTQKPLFKEVVDKTIEAMDERFLKEGLYLSASDADSEGEEGKYFVFGFKEAKEALLKGGLSEVETKTVMDYFGITKFGNFEHQSTNPVITCNEKPARLNDAVVILKEERQKVAYPFIDTKILTSWNALMITALFEAGKIEKAKNVLDTLLSTLHVNGVLYHQIVLGGSLKVEALLEDYAFVIEALLRGYTHTKETHYLELAKKLSHEAEHKFYKEETWYLSDKAFRAKAVLEDNSYKSPLSTMIKNLFELAKIEDDTALSVRVKDMLESFGSGIQKYAHAYPEAVRAITLYMQRG